One genomic window of Acidobacteriota bacterium includes the following:
- a CDS encoding glycosyltransferase family 39 protein codes for MKSLSEKKKEILLLILIFGLSLPLFTPRLHATDEIKYFSYLRSLFFDRDLQFENEYRHFYESNPEKYKGFLPFITTVTPTGHRLNDATIGCSLLWSPFFTLAHLAVKGANLLGYQVPADGYSFPYIFMISFASLLYGFLGLILIYLLLRRHFSFFPSLISLILLWFGSSLVFYMYLTPPMAHSTSLFTVSLFIFYWEKTRGDLSFRRFLILGALGGLALLVRDLNAVFLTIPFVEGGIILYQTRKAEFRTKAKSTLIGLTLFVLLTVLIFTPQLIIYYILNGRLGPTPFIVKKFTYFPYHFLEVLFSSFHGLFSWTPVIFLAVLGLLLISRKKAELSLPFLTAFFALVYILGCYETWWGGASFGARRFISTTPIFAFGLAGFIDYLEKKRFPRKAIYLISAFLIIWNFFFIIQYVTGMIPKDKPVSFRKVAYNQIFKVPPRLFDIAYRFLFNRGSFYEGGK; via the coding sequence ATGAAAAGCCTCAGTGAAAAAAAGAAGGAGATTCTCCTCCTCATCCTCATATTCGGCTTGAGTCTTCCTCTCTTTACCCCAAGGCTCCACGCCACCGATGAGATAAAGTACTTCTCCTATCTCCGCTCCCTTTTCTTCGATCGGGACCTCCAGTTCGAAAACGAGTACCGCCATTTTTACGAGAGCAACCCCGAAAAATATAAGGGCTTCCTTCCCTTCATCACCACCGTCACCCCAACAGGACACCGCCTGAACGATGCTACCATCGGCTGCTCCCTCCTCTGGAGCCCGTTTTTCACCCTGGCTCATCTTGCAGTCAAAGGGGCGAATCTCCTTGGCTACCAAGTCCCAGCAGATGGGTATTCCTTTCCCTACATCTTTATGATTTCCTTTGCCTCCCTCCTTTACGGTTTTTTGGGGCTTATACTCATCTACCTCCTTCTCCGACGCCATTTCTCCTTTTTCCCCTCACTCATCTCGCTTATCCTCCTTTGGTTCGGATCCTCGCTCGTCTTCTATATGTACCTCACCCCGCCGATGGCGCATTCTACCTCGCTCTTTACCGTTTCCCTCTTCATCTTCTATTGGGAGAAAACGAGGGGAGACCTTTCCTTTCGCCGGTTTCTCATCTTGGGGGCGCTTGGTGGGCTCGCCCTTCTCGTCCGCGATCTAAATGCGGTTTTCCTCACCATTCCCTTTGTCGAAGGAGGGATCATCCTTTACCAAACGAGGAAGGCCGAGTTCAGGACAAAAGCGAAATCAACCCTCATCGGACTTACCCTGTTCGTCCTCCTCACCGTTCTAATCTTCACCCCACAACTTATCATCTACTACATCCTTAATGGCCGGTTGGGACCGACCCCCTTCATCGTGAAAAAATTCACCTATTTCCCTTACCATTTCCTCGAGGTTCTCTTCTCCTCATTCCATGGTCTATTTAGCTGGACACCCGTTATCTTCCTTGCCGTCCTCGGTCTTCTCCTTATCTCGCGAAAAAAGGCGGAGCTCTCCCTCCCCTTCCTCACCGCCTTCTTTGCCCTGGTTTATATCCTCGGCTGTTATGAGACCTGGTGGGGTGGGGCGAGCTTCGGGGCGAGGAGATTCATCTCCACCACTCCCATCTTTGCTTTCGGCCTTGCCGGCTTCATCGACTATCTCGAAAAAAAGAGGTTCCCCCGAAAGGCGATTTACCTTATCTCAGCCTTCCTCATCATTTGGAACTTTTTCTTCATCATCCAGTATGTAACCGGGATGATCCCCAAGGACAAACCGGTCTCCTTCCGTAAGGTAGCCTATAACCAGATATTCAAGGTGCCGCCAAGGCTCTTCGATATCGCCTATCGTTTCCTCTTTAACCGGGGTTCATTCTACGAGGGAGGGAAATGA
- a CDS encoding glycosyltransferase family 4 protein yields MAEEGLNIVFIFPKFKLLSGAERLILKLASALSRKGAKITILCHHFHPSCQSELPPQVRLINTRRRLEYFRNRYLNAIFDYLFSFSLLSHLPPDADCYTFFGPALPLLWYIKKIKRVKKPCFYFCYEPPRFIYRDRKEIISRMGIAGWFLSPFFSLYRLFDKWFVRSADWVLANSEFGKKEIKRVYGREATVITHGVDEERFKKRENRGKIKERYKLTEKEKIIITTNYLHPRKRIHLLIEAMPHILKAVPQARALIVGDGPERESLEKLASKLGVKEKVIFAGFIPDPELPSYYYAADLYLHPGKLESFGLSVIEAAYSHLPVVSVAEGGPLYTVRDGETGFLVSPEPEAIAEKVISLLKNPELAKTMGEEGHRFIKENFSWERGAEDFLSALAPFTKKGREDEKPQ; encoded by the coding sequence ATGGCTGAGGAGGGTCTTAACATCGTCTTCATCTTTCCCAAGTTCAAACTGCTCTCCGGTGCAGAGCGACTCATCCTCAAACTCGCCTCCGCCCTCTCCCGGAAAGGGGCAAAGATAACCATCCTCTGCCATCACTTCCATCCCTCTTGCCAGTCCGAGCTTCCTCCTCAAGTGCGGTTGATCAATACAAGAAGAAGGCTTGAGTATTTCAGAAACCGCTATCTGAACGCCATCTTCGACTATCTCTTCTCATTCTCACTTCTTTCTCATCTCCCTCCTGACGCCGATTGCTATACCTTCTTCGGACCAGCGCTTCCTCTCCTCTGGTACATCAAGAAGATAAAAAGGGTTAAAAAACCCTGCTTCTACTTTTGCTATGAGCCTCCTCGATTCATCTACCGTGACAGAAAGGAGATAATAAGCCGGATGGGTATCGCAGGATGGTTTCTCTCTCCGTTTTTCAGCCTCTACCGTCTATTTGATAAGTGGTTCGTGAGAAGCGCCGATTGGGTGCTCGCAAACAGCGAATTCGGGAAAAAGGAGATAAAAAGGGTATACGGGCGGGAGGCAACGGTGATCACCCATGGGGTCGATGAAGAGCGGTTTAAGAAGAGGGAAAATAGGGGAAAGATAAAAGAGCGATATAAGTTAACCGAAAAAGAGAAGATAATTATCACCACCAATTATCTCCATCCAAGAAAGAGAATACATCTCCTAATCGAGGCGATGCCCCACATACTGAAGGCGGTACCCCAAGCCCGTGCTCTCATCGTAGGGGACGGTCCAGAACGGGAGTCACTTGAGAAGCTCGCTTCTAAATTAGGGGTAAAGGAGAAGGTCATATTCGCCGGTTTCATCCCCGACCCCGAACTTCCCTCCTATTACTACGCCGCCGATCTCTATCTTCATCCAGGAAAACTTGAAAGTTTCGGGCTCTCGGTGATCGAAGCGGCTTACTCCCATCTCCCGGTGGTCTCGGTAGCGGAAGGGGGACCTCTTTACACGGTGCGGGATGGAGAAACGGGCTTCCTCGTTTCTCCTGAGCCAGAGGCGATCGCTGAGAAGGTGATATCTCTCCTGAAAAACCCAGAATTGGCGAAGACTATGGGAGAAGAGGGACATCGGTTCATCAAGGAAAACTTCAGCTGGGAGCGGGGGGCGGAGGATTTCCTCTCCGCTTTAGCCCCATTTACCAAGAAGGGAAGGGAAGATGAAAAGCCTCAGTGA